Proteins encoded together in one Oryzias latipes chromosome 11, ASM223467v1 window:
- the tgfbr2 gene encoding TGF-beta receptor type-2: protein MGTLQLSVFWWGAVLVGSFLLPEAESYFLIKLRALCKFCDVEATSCMGEGMCKVECNKTAICEHEEDVCVTIWRKKDDNVTLETLCHDPAKKLYGLTLHDYKGKRCEMKAVSGMNSDFFICSCSEEECNMDVFFTTNFSPDHHVVAVVLVSLMPLLVMAVLVVASFYCYRVFRKHQAHHGCKKCSPLDCSDARPIVLDNEGSDSSSTLANNLNHNMELLPIELDVLVGKGRFAEVYKAKLKQGSSVREEQGFETVAIKIFPCDEYASWKNEKDIFSDADLRHENVLHFLTAEERKVQRQYWLITAYHPLGNLQEYLVRHVISWHDLLIMGSSLSWGVAHLHSDQTTCGRPKVPIAHRDIKSSNILLKKDLTCCICDFGLALRLDNSLSVDELANSGQVGTARYMAPEVLESRINLENIESFKQADVYSMALVLWELISRCSSIGEVKEYEPPFGNMGEHPCVESMKDSVLRDKGRPEIPSSWTSHTGIQTVCASIEECWDHDPEARLTAHCVAERFNDIEYLDKLSECSDTEVKIPEDEK from the exons ATGGGGACCCTTCAGCTTTCCGTTTTTTGGTGGGGGGCGGTTCTGGTCGGCAGTTTTCTGCTCCCGGAGGCGG AGagctattttttaattaaactaagGGCTCTGTGCAAGTTTTGTGACGTGGAGGCCACCAGCTGCATGGGAGAGGGAATGTGCAAGGTGGAATGTAACAAAACGGCCATCTGTGAACATGAAGAGGACGTGTGTGTCACCATTTG GAGGAAGAAAGATGACAACGTTACTTTGGAGACGTTGTGCCATGACCCTGCTAAGAAACTCTACGGCCTGACTCTGCACGATTACAAAGGCAAACGATGCGAGATGAAAGCAGTTTCCGGCATGAACTCCGACTTCTTCATCTGTTCCTGCTCGGAGGAAGAGTGCAACATGGACGTCTTTTTCACCACAA ACTTCTCCCCGGACCACCACGTGGTGGCTGTGGTCCTGGTTAGCCTGATGCCTCTTCTGGTCATGGCCGTCCTCGTCGTCGCCTCCTTCTACTGTTACCGCGTCTTCCGCAAGCACCAAGCACACCACGGGTGCAAGAAGTGTTCTCCCCTGGACTGCAGCGATGCCCGTCCCATCGTGTTAGACAACGAGGGTTCGGACAGCAGCTCCACGCTCGCCAACAACCTCAACCACAACATGGAGCTGCTGCCCATCGAGCTGGACGTCCTCGTCGGGAAGGGCCGCTTTGCTGAGGTTTACAAAGCCAAGCTGAAGCAAGGCTCGTCCGTGCGGGAAGAGCAAGGCTTTGAGACGGTCGCCATCAAGATCTTCCCGTGCGACGAGTACGCCTCTTGGAAGAACGAGAAGGACATCTTCTCGGACGCAGATCTGAGGCATGAAAACGTGCTTCACTTCCTGACAGCGGAGGAAAGGAAAGTGCAGAGACAGTACTGGCTCATCACAGCTTACCATCCGCTTGGAAACCTCCAGGAGTACCTGGTCCGTCACGTCATCAGCTGGCACGACCTTCTGATAATGGGGAGCTCGCTGTCGTGGGGAGTGGCACACCTCCACAGCGACCAGACGACCTGCGGCCGCCCCAAGGTGCCCATCGCCCATAGAGACATTAAGAGCTCCAACATCCTTTTGAAAAAGGACTTGACCTGCTGCATCTGCGACTTCGGCCTCGCTCTTCGGCTGGACAACTCCCTGTCCGTGGACGAGTTGGCCAACAGTGGGCAG GTGGGAACGGCCAGGTACATGGCCCCCGAGGTGTTGGAGTCCAGGATCAACCTGGAAAACATCGAGTCCTTCAAACAAGCGGATGTTTATTCCATGGCTCTGGTTCTGTGGGAGCTCATCTCCAGATGCAGCTCGATCGGAG AGGTGAAAGAGTACGAGCCGCCGTTCGGGAACATGGGGGAGCATCCGTGTGTGGAGAGCATGAAGGACAGTGTTCTGAGGGACAAAGGAAGACCTGAGATCCCCAGCAGCTGGACCAGCCACACC GGCATCCAGACGGTGTGCGCCTCCATAGAGGAGTGCTGGGACCACGACCCGGAGGCCCGGCTCACGGCGCACTGCGTCGCCGAGCGCTTCAACGACATCGAGTACCTGGACAAGCTGTCCGAGTGCTCCGACACGGAGGTGAAGATCCCCGAGGACGAGAAGTGA